One stretch of Euphorbia lathyris chromosome 7, ddEupLath1.1, whole genome shotgun sequence DNA includes these proteins:
- the LOC136200446 gene encoding probable indole-3-pyruvate monooxygenase YUCCA10, which translates to MATTTVIIVGAGPAGLATSACLNNLSIKNIILEKENCSASLWRYHSYDCVHLHLAKKFCQLPYAPHDSETPTFMPKSKFIEYIDNYTAKNHINPMYNRCVESTSFDGCSGKWKVEASNLASNETEVYYSKFIVIASGQNNVGFIPRVPGLESFSGKVIHSNEYKSGNEFQGKQVLVVGCGNSGMEISFDLSNHGANPSIVIRSPFHVMTREMAYLGMELLNYIPMKYVDALITLWARFKYGDLSSYGIQRPSLGPFSNKVITGRTPVIDVGTVQKIRSKEIKVVPEMVSIKENMVEFSDGTTQHFDVMVFATGYKSVANTWLKDYHYIMNEKSMPKNPSPKHWKGENRSYCVGFSWNGLNGISRDATAVARDIYAVLWGEDHHNP; encoded by the exons ATGGCAACAACCACTGTGATCATTGTTGGTGCTGGACCTGCTGGTCTTGCTACTTCTGCTTGCCTAAACAATCTTTCCATTAAAAACATCATCCTAGAAAAAGAGAACTGTTCTGCTTCTCTTTGGAGATATCATTCATATGACTGTGTTCATCTCCATTTGGCAAAGAAATTTTGCCAACTTCCCTATGCACCCCATGATTCTGAAACACCAACTTTCATGCCCAAATCTAAATTCATTGAATACATAGACAATTACACTGCCAAAAACCACATAAACCCTATGTACAACCGTTGTGTGGAATCAACATCTTTTGATGGGTGTTCTGGGAAGTGGAAAGTTGAGGCTAGTAATCTAGCTTCTAATGAAACTGAAGTATATTACTCTAAATTTATAGTAATAGCTTCTGGTCAAAATAATGTGGGTTTCATCCCTAGGGTTCCTGGGTTGGAGAGTTTTTCTGGAAAGGTAATTCACTCCAACGAATATAAAAGTGGAAATGAGTTCCAGGGCAAACAAGTCTTGGTTGTTGGCTGTGGAAACTCTGGGATGGAGATCAGTTTTGATCTCTCAAATCATGGAGCAAATCCATCAATTGTTATTAGGAGCCCT TTTCATGTTATGACAAGGGAGATGGCATATCTAGGAATGGAGCTGCTGAACTACATTCCTATGAAATACGTGGATGCTCTTATAACATTGTGGGCAAGATTCAAGTATGGAGATCTGTCTTCTTATGGAATTCAAAGACCATCTTTAGGCCCTTTCTCTAATAAGGTCATAACAGGAAGAACTCCTGTTATTGATGTTGGAACAGTTCAGAAGATCCGTTCTAAGGAAATCAAG GTTGTTCCTGAGATGGTGAGCATAAAAGAGAACATGGTTGAGTTCTCTGATGGTACCACACAACATTTTGATGTAATGGTGTTCGCTACAGGCTACAAGAGTGTGGCTAATACTTGGCTTAAG GATTACCATTACATTATGAATGAGAAGAGCATGCCTAAAAATCCATCTCCTAAGCATTGGAAGGGTGAAAATAGAAGCTACTGCGTTGGCTTTTCTTGGAACGGTTTGAATGGCATATCAAGAGATGCAACGGCAGTAGCTAGAGATATATATGCTGTTTTATGGGGAGAAGATCATCATAATCcttag